A window from Triticum aestivum cultivar Chinese Spring chromosome 6D, IWGSC CS RefSeq v2.1, whole genome shotgun sequence encodes these proteins:
- the LOC123145083 gene encoding lysophospholipid acyltransferase 1 translates to MGLEMEPMAAAIGVSVPVLRFLLCFAATIPTGLLWRAVPSATGRHLYAGLSGAALSYLSFGATSNLLFVGPMALGYLSMLLCRRRAGLVTFLGAFGFLIACHVYYMSGDAWKEGGIDATGALMVLTLKVISCSMNYSDGLLKEEEGLRDAQKKYRLAKLPSLVEYFGYCLCCGSHFAGPVYEMKDYLEWTERKGIWASSTPSPLLPTLRALVQAGICMGLYLYLSPMFPLSRFSEPLYYEWGFWHRLFFQYMSGFTARWKYYFIWSISEAAIIISGLGFTGWSDSSPPKAKWDRAINVDILGVELAGSAAQLPLKWNIQVSTWLRYYVYERLIQKGKKPGFLQLLGTQTVSAIWHGLYPGYMIFFVQSALMINGSKVIYRWQQAVSNSGFRTILSLLNCAYTMMVLNYSCIGFQVLSFQETLASYKSVYYVGTIVPILCVLLGYVIKPARPVKPKAHKAE, encoded by the exons atGGGGCTCGAGATGGAGCCGATGGCGGCGGCGATCGGCGTCTCGGTGCCCGTGCTCCGCTTCCTGCTCTGCTTCGCGGCCACCATACCCACGGGCCTCCTCTGGCGCGCCGTGCCGAGCGCCACGGGGCGGCACCTCTACGCGGGGCTCAGCGGCGCCGCGCTCTCCTACCTGTCCTTCGGGGCCACCTCCAACCTCCTCTTCGTCGGGCCCATGGCGCTCGGTTACCTCTCCATGCTCCTCTGCCGTCGCCGAGCTGGCCTCGTCACCTTCCTCGGCGCATTCGGCTTCCTCATCGCATG TCATGTCTACTACATGAGTGGGGACGCGTGGAAGGAGGGAGGCATCGACGCAACTG GTGCTTTGATGGTTTTAACGTTGAAAGTCATTTCATGCTCAATGAACTACAGTGATGGTCTCTTGAAGGAAGAAGAGGGTCTACGTGATGCTCAGAAGAAGTATCGCTTGGCTAAGTTGCCTTCTCTAGTCGAATATTTTGGTTACTGCCTCTGCTGTGGCAGCCACTTTGCTGGACCAGTATATGAGATGAAAGATTACCTTGAATGGACTGAAAGGAAAGGA ATATGGGCCAGCTCAACTCCTTCACCATTATTACCTACTCTGCGTGCTCTAGTTCAGGCTGGAATATGCATGGGGTTATATTTGTATCTGTCACCTATGTTTCCGCTTTCACGATTTAGTGAACCTCTATATTATGAATGGGGTTTCTGGCACCGGCTCTTCTTTCAATACATGTCAGGATTTACTGCTCGTTGGAAATACTACTTTATATGGTCAATCTCAGAAGCTGCAATTATTATATCTGGCCTGGGTTTCACTGGTTGGTCTGATTCTTCTCCCCCAAAAGCCAAATGGGATCGTGCTATAAATGTTGATATTCTGGGCGTCGAGTTAGCTGGAAGTGCAGCTCAACTGCCACTTAAGTGGAATATTCAAGTGAGCACATGGCTAAGATACT ATGTGTATGAGAGGTTAATTCAGAAAGGGAAGAAGCCTGGTTTCCTTCAGTTGTTGGGTACACAGACAGTCAGTGCTATCTGGCAT GGACTGTATCCAGGATATATGATTTTCTTTGTTCAGTCGGCGTTGATGATAAATGGTTCAAAAG TTATATACAGATGGCAACAAGCTGTGAGCAATTCAGGCTTCCGCACTATCCTGTCTTTACTAAATTGTGCATACACCATGATGGTGCTTAATTACTCATGCATTGGCTTCCAG gtACTGAGCTTCCAGGAGACCTTAGCATCCTACAAGAGCGTGTATTATGTTGGCACAATCGTTCCTATTCTATGCGTCTTGCTGGGCTATGTTATCAAGCCCGCGAGACCTGTGAAGCCGAAGGCTCACAAGGCAGAGTGA